In a single window of the Verrucomicrobiota bacterium genome:
- the nadC gene encoding carboxylating nicotinate-nucleotide diphosphorylase — protein sequence MKSIPAHEVRALVRAALAEDIGPGDATTLATVPARATAIAHMVAREPLVVAGLDCAVECFRALSPAVELKRHVSDGERANAGARLLTVRGRTRAILTAERVALNFVQRLSGIATLTAQFVEAVRGTGAAILDTRKTTPGLRRLEKHAVKCGGGRNHRLGLHDRVLIKDNHLAALRDAKPNAIAAAVARARAKWPGMVIEVEADTLAQVRQAVAANPHIILLDNMTLAQLRAAVRFVAGRARTEASGGANLRTVRAIAQTGVDFISVGALTHSARAVDLALDFES from the coding sequence GTGAAGTCGATCCCGGCCCATGAGGTGCGCGCGCTCGTGCGCGCCGCGCTCGCGGAGGACATCGGCCCCGGCGACGCGACGACGCTCGCGACCGTTCCCGCCCGCGCCACCGCGATTGCTCACATGGTCGCCCGCGAACCGCTGGTCGTCGCGGGACTGGATTGCGCCGTGGAGTGCTTTCGCGCGCTCTCGCCGGCCGTTGAGTTGAAGCGCCATGTCTCCGACGGCGAGCGCGCGAACGCAGGCGCGCGGTTGTTGACCGTGCGCGGACGAACGCGGGCGATCCTCACCGCCGAGCGCGTCGCGTTGAATTTCGTCCAGCGGCTCAGCGGCATCGCCACGCTCACCGCGCAATTCGTCGAAGCCGTCCGCGGAACGGGCGCGGCCATTCTCGACACGCGCAAGACGACGCCCGGGCTTCGCCGGCTCGAAAAGCACGCCGTGAAGTGTGGCGGCGGGCGCAACCACCGCCTCGGCCTGCACGATCGCGTGCTCATCAAGGACAATCACCTCGCCGCGCTGAGGGACGCGAAGCCCAACGCCATCGCCGCGGCGGTTGCGCGCGCGCGCGCGAAATGGCCCGGCATGGTGATCGAGGTCGAGGCGGACACGCTCGCCCAAGTCCGGCAGGCAGTCGCAGCGAACCCCCACATTATCCTTCTCGACAACATGACGCTCGCGCAGCTCCGGGCCGCGGTGCGGTTTGTCGCCGGGCGCGCGCGCACGGAAGCCAGCGGCGGCGCAAACCTCCGGACCGTTCGCGCCATCGCACAGACCGGCGTGGATTTCATCTCCGTGGGCGCGCTCACGCACTCGGCGCGCGCCGTGGACCTTGCGCTCGATTTTGAATCCTGA
- a CDS encoding LysM peptidoglycan-binding domain-containing protein, whose protein sequence is MRFWKAAGHLMMAAAVMAGAACSPTREAGANEIKDPHFLRGQELARQLDPKGAIESFERALETNPRSASAHFELGILYRDEKKGGDAAAAIYHFERFLRLRPNSPHADIVKQHIRDGKVELARSENLVHATPAQQQHFDRYKAEIERLAAENAQLRSRLEQSGQPTPPPASKTGPTPVSPTRADTVAAASPPPKAAAPAAEPHETKGATHTSSARTHTIRQGEYPATIAKQYKLKLDTLLAANPGIDPKRLKIGQTLIIPAP, encoded by the coding sequence ATGAGATTTTGGAAGGCGGCGGGTCACCTGATGATGGCAGCGGCTGTCATGGCAGGCGCGGCGTGTTCGCCAACCCGGGAGGCGGGCGCGAATGAGATCAAGGACCCGCACTTCCTGCGCGGTCAGGAACTGGCGCGCCAGCTCGATCCCAAAGGCGCCATTGAGTCGTTTGAACGCGCACTCGAGACGAACCCGCGCTCGGCCTCCGCGCACTTCGAGCTGGGCATTCTGTATCGCGACGAGAAAAAGGGCGGCGACGCCGCGGCCGCGATTTACCACTTCGAGCGGTTCCTGCGGCTCCGGCCCAACTCCCCGCACGCGGACATCGTCAAGCAGCACATCCGCGACGGCAAAGTGGAACTCGCCCGCTCCGAGAATCTCGTCCACGCGACACCCGCGCAGCAGCAGCACTTCGACCGCTACAAGGCCGAGATCGAACGGCTCGCGGCCGAGAATGCGCAGCTTCGATCGCGTCTCGAGCAATCCGGACAGCCCACGCCGCCGCCGGCGTCCAAGACCGGGCCCACGCCGGTCTCGCCGACCCGCGCGGACACCGTGGCCGCCGCGTCGCCCCCACCGAAGGCCGCCGCGCCCGCCGCGGAACCGCACGAGACAAAGGGTGCTACCCACACCTCTTCTGCGCGGACGCACACGATCCGGCAGGGTGAATACCCGGCGACGATCGCGAAGCAATACAAGCTGAAGCTCGACACGTTGCTCGCAGCCAATCCTGGCATCGACCCGAAACGGCTCAAGATCGGGCAGACGCTCATCATCCCGGCGCCTTGA
- a CDS encoding serine esterase, whose amino-acid sequence MLTTELIPARDGNSRRLMVVLHGLGDSMEGYRWLPHELNLPWLNYLLVNAPDDYFGGFAWYEFPGDASAGIERSTAMLFELLDARRARGFPTEHTMLFGFSQGSLMTVEVGLRYPHRFAGLVGISGYVHEPAALLAEMSAVARDQRLLITHGLSDPLIPFALVREQVNELKAEGLHIEWHQFPKAHTIMGETELAVIREFVVKQLEPGK is encoded by the coding sequence GTGCTGACGACCGAGTTGATCCCCGCGCGCGACGGGAATTCACGCCGGCTCATGGTGGTGCTGCACGGGCTCGGCGACAGCATGGAGGGCTATCGCTGGCTGCCGCACGAGCTGAACCTCCCATGGCTGAACTACCTGCTCGTGAACGCGCCGGACGACTACTTCGGCGGGTTCGCGTGGTATGAATTCCCCGGCGACGCGAGCGCGGGCATCGAGCGCAGCACGGCGATGCTGTTCGAGTTGCTCGACGCCCGGCGCGCGCGCGGTTTTCCGACGGAGCACACGATGCTCTTCGGCTTCTCGCAAGGCAGCTTGATGACGGTCGAGGTCGGGCTTCGTTATCCGCACCGCTTCGCCGGGCTCGTTGGCATCAGCGGCTACGTGCACGAACCCGCGGCGCTGCTGGCGGAAATGTCCGCGGTCGCGCGCGACCAGCGGCTGCTCATCACGCACGGGCTTTCGGACCCGCTCATCCCGTTCGCGCTCGTCCGCGAGCAGGTGAACGAGTTGAAGGCCGAGGGCTTGCACATCGAATGGCATCAGTTCCCGAAGGCGCACACGATCATGGGCGAGACGGAACTCGCGGTGATCAGGGAGTTTGTGGTGAAGCAGCTTGAGCCGGGGAAGTGA
- a CDS encoding DMT family transporter, which produces MPHDPLQRRARQVLVFVTVLWAVSFPTMRAVSLAQEGLLPGRSTFFFAGLCTVYRFGLAAMVLAVWTAPTLRTMTRLEWQHGLGLGFFAGIGLLLQMDGLAHTDASTSAFLSQCYCFLIPLWVAWRDRRMPVWNVILGCALVTAGVAVLARVDFRSFRLGRGELETLIASLFFTAQILWLERARFAACRINHSTTVQFAVMALVGLPVALVTTQRGDDWLAAYRTAPLLGMLVILVAVCTLGAGVLMNHWQRHVGATLAGLIYSCEPVFASALARVAPAWLGAWAGIPYPNETLTAHLLAGGGLIFAANVIAHWKPVGGAEVSRR; this is translated from the coding sequence ATGCCGCACGATCCGCTTCAACGCCGGGCCAGGCAGGTGCTCGTGTTCGTCACGGTGCTGTGGGCGGTCAGCTTCCCGACGATGCGCGCCGTCTCGCTTGCGCAGGAGGGACTGCTGCCCGGTCGGAGCACGTTTTTCTTCGCCGGGCTCTGCACGGTCTACCGGTTCGGCCTCGCGGCGATGGTGCTGGCGGTGTGGACGGCGCCGACCCTCCGCACGATGACGCGCCTTGAATGGCAGCATGGACTCGGGCTCGGCTTCTTCGCCGGCATCGGGCTGCTGCTTCAGATGGACGGGCTCGCGCACACGGACGCCAGCACGTCGGCGTTTCTCTCGCAGTGCTACTGCTTCCTCATCCCGCTGTGGGTCGCGTGGAGGGACCGGCGCATGCCCGTGTGGAACGTCATCCTCGGGTGCGCGCTCGTCACCGCGGGGGTGGCGGTGCTGGCGCGCGTGGACTTCCGGAGCTTCCGCCTCGGACGCGGCGAACTCGAAACGCTCATCGCCTCGCTGTTCTTCACGGCGCAAATCCTGTGGCTTGAACGCGCGAGGTTCGCCGCGTGCCGCATCAACCACTCGACCACGGTGCAGTTCGCGGTGATGGCGCTCGTGGGGCTGCCCGTCGCGCTCGTCACAACACAGCGTGGCGACGACTGGCTCGCCGCGTATCGCACCGCGCCGCTGCTCGGGATGCTTGTGATCCTGGTGGCGGTGTGCACGCTCGGCGCCGGCGTGCTGATGAACCACTGGCAGCGCCATGTCGGGGCGACGCTGGCGGGATTGATCTACAGTTGCGAGCCGGTGTTCGCGAGCGCGCTCGCGCGCGTCGCGCCGGCATGGCTTGGCGCATGGGCGGGGATTCCGTATCCGAACGAGACCCTCACGGCGCACCTGCTCGCCGGCGGCGGGCTGATCTTCGCGGCCAACGTGATCGCGCACTGGAAGCCGGTCGGGGGCGCGGAGGTGTCTCGACGGTGA
- a CDS encoding ABC transporter ATP-binding protein: MIELVNLTKTFGDLVAVNNVSLTIPRGEFFAVLGPNAAGKTTTIKMLTGLIKPTGGAARVAGFDVQTQPLEVRQRLAYVPDFPFLYDKLTPWEFMRFTGQLFRMEEERVMRDAKELIARFNLEDYLRKPIEGLSHGTKQRVAIASALLHAPEVFVIDEPMVGLDPHHSRVVKDILKERSGAGMTVFFSTHQLSVAEEMADRIGIIHQGRFVAVGTKEELRRQSGSDGALENSFLALTAQEANHNEEKAAVQ; the protein is encoded by the coding sequence ATGATCGAGCTCGTCAACCTCACCAAGACATTCGGCGACCTCGTCGCCGTGAACAACGTCTCGCTGACGATCCCGCGCGGCGAGTTCTTCGCCGTGCTCGGCCCGAACGCCGCCGGCAAGACGACGACCATCAAAATGCTCACGGGCCTCATCAAGCCCACGGGCGGCGCGGCGCGCGTGGCGGGGTTCGACGTGCAGACGCAACCGCTCGAAGTCCGCCAGCGGCTCGCCTACGTGCCGGACTTTCCGTTCCTCTACGACAAACTCACGCCATGGGAGTTCATGCGCTTCACCGGCCAGCTTTTCCGAATGGAGGAGGAGCGCGTGATGCGCGACGCGAAGGAACTGATCGCGCGCTTCAACCTCGAGGACTATCTGCGCAAGCCCATCGAGGGCCTCTCGCATGGCACCAAGCAGCGCGTCGCCATCGCCAGCGCGCTGTTGCATGCGCCTGAGGTTTTCGTGATCGACGAGCCCATGGTCGGCCTCGACCCGCACCACTCGCGCGTGGTGAAGGACATCTTGAAGGAACGGTCCGGCGCCGGGATGACCGTGTTTTTCTCGACGCATCAACTGAGCGTCGCCGAGGAAATGGCTGACCGCATCGGCATCATTCATCAGGGCCGGTTTGTCGCGGTCGGGACGAAGGAAGAGTTGCGCCGGCAGAGCGGCTCCGACGGCGCGCTCGAAAACTCCTTTCTCGCGCTCACCGCGCAGGAGGCGAATCACAACGAGGAAAAGGCGGCGGTCCAATGA
- a CDS encoding glucose-1-phosphate adenylyltransferase produces the protein MTTLVRRQTPNPANILAVVMGGGQGTRLFPLTKSRSKPAVPLGGKYRLVDIPISNCINSGIKRVYLLTQFNSASLHRHISQSYKFDHFSGGFVEILAAEQTSTDTTWYQGTADAVRKNLIHLFNHDWDYVLILSGDQLYRMDFRKIMHQHVEVAADLSIATIPVLRESAQALGIMQINKERRIVRFVEKPKDPAVQDTLRLDPTSYAGLGIQGNDELFLASMGIYLFNRDVLASLLDNNHTDFGKHIIPGAIETHRVFSHVFQGYWEDIGTIRAFFEANLDLVAELPRFNFFDMSAPVYTRPRFLPGSKINGAAIDHALISDGCILTRAQMSHCVVGIRSLVGPGSRLHRVFLLGNDYYESAASIAEHEARGQPRIGIGQNCRIENAIIDKNARIGDNVIITPEGKPENVDMPRYFIRDGIVIIPKDGVIPSGTVI, from the coding sequence ATGACCACCCTCGTCCGCAGACAAACTCCCAATCCCGCAAACATCCTCGCCGTGGTCATGGGCGGCGGACAGGGCACGCGTTTGTTCCCGCTCACCAAGAGCCGGTCCAAGCCCGCCGTGCCGCTCGGCGGCAAGTATCGCCTTGTGGACATCCCGATTTCCAACTGCATCAACTCGGGCATCAAGCGCGTTTACCTGCTCACGCAGTTCAACTCCGCGTCGCTGCACCGGCACATCTCGCAGAGCTACAAGTTCGACCACTTCTCCGGCGGCTTCGTGGAAATCCTCGCCGCGGAGCAGACCTCCACCGACACCACCTGGTATCAGGGAACGGCCGACGCGGTGCGCAAGAATCTCATCCACCTGTTCAACCACGATTGGGACTACGTGCTGATCCTGAGCGGCGACCAGCTTTACCGGATGGACTTTCGCAAGATCATGCACCAGCACGTCGAGGTGGCGGCGGACTTGAGCATCGCGACCATCCCGGTGCTCCGCGAATCCGCGCAGGCGCTCGGCATCATGCAGATCAACAAGGAGCGGCGCATCGTGCGCTTCGTGGAAAAGCCGAAGGACCCCGCCGTGCAGGACACGCTCAGGCTCGACCCCACGAGCTACGCCGGCCTCGGCATCCAGGGCAACGACGAGCTGTTCCTCGCCTCGATGGGCATTTACCTCTTCAACCGCGACGTGCTCGCGAGCCTGCTGGACAACAACCACACCGACTTTGGCAAGCACATCATCCCCGGCGCCATCGAGACGCACCGCGTGTTCAGCCACGTCTTCCAGGGCTACTGGGAGGACATCGGCACCATCCGCGCGTTCTTCGAGGCGAACCTCGACCTTGTCGCGGAGCTGCCGCGCTTCAACTTCTTCGACATGTCCGCGCCGGTTTACACGAGGCCGCGTTTCCTCCCGGGCTCGAAGATCAACGGCGCCGCCATCGACCACGCGCTCATCAGCGACGGCTGCATCCTGACGCGCGCGCAGATGTCGCACTGCGTGGTTGGAATCCGCAGCCTTGTGGGCCCCGGCAGCCGGCTGCACCGGGTCTTCCTCCTCGGCAACGACTACTACGAGAGCGCGGCGAGCATCGCCGAGCACGAGGCGCGCGGCCAGCCCCGCATCGGCATCGGCCAGAACTGCCGCATCGAGAACGCCATCATCGACAAGAACGCGCGCATCGGCGACAACGTCATCATCACCCCCGAAGGCAAGCCCGAGAACGTGGACATGCCCCGCTACTTCATCCGCGACGGCATTGTCATCATCCCGAAGGACGGCGTCATCCCGAGCGGCACGGTGATCTGA
- a CDS encoding DUF11 domain-containing protein translates to MRMARRPNLSFHWLSVLLACAGGVAMGQTPSVSSFTPALGAPGTQVAITGANFGNATRVQFGTGLADFLVANANQIVATVPNGATLGKITVISSSGGLPGAADFLPPPAITNITPLRGVVGATIVIDGANFVNGATAVTFNGVAATSGAVTAPTQISVQVPAGATTGPIVIVNAAGSATHAAHFVVSAEPLITDITPLIGPAGTEVLMNGANFIAGATAIRFNGVASGSVTVTAPTQLRAIVPAGATNGPVSVTTSSGSTTNATVFLTGTQPLITNVFNSATGTPVGSPGATVTLDGFNFLGTTSVRFNGVAASAITSVTANRVQAVVPATATTGPITVTTAGGTGATATNFITGTAPFATDFTPAIGAPDTIVTINGINFTGTSAVRFNGVAASFSATAATQIQATVPVGATTGPISITTSAGTHTNPANFTVTGTGPFITGYSTTNGPRGSTVLLTGANFTGATAVRFGGVASTNFFSSAASQISADVPPGALTGPISVTTPLGSHTNPATFFVPPQLAAVAPFGTNVGGTIVLTGANFTGATAVEINGAAAPFTVNSNSQITLTVPTNATTGQLRLVTPAGVFLTPGTVAVTPRVDSFTPTLGPATTSVSILGRTFTGATAVRFNGVNASFTVHSATNITATVPAGSSSGPITVVTPSGSSANATTFTVTTTADLVLSYTNALSIVQLGQNIQFNITVSNAGPSIATGVVFTDTLPAGVGFVSAFTSQGSHSFANSVFTANLGVITNGSAATITLLVLPATDGFVNNQMNLTLAESDPNTFNNFNTVLIPVITVAQRTLSIQLFSAQQAQVSWPFSVVNFALEAAAALASSNVVWVDVSAGVTQVTNGSVITRRFNDDATQPQRFYRLRSP, encoded by the coding sequence GTGAGAATGGCCCGCCGGCCGAACCTCAGCTTCCACTGGCTCTCCGTCCTGCTCGCCTGCGCGGGCGGTGTCGCGATGGGCCAGACTCCGTCGGTTTCAAGCTTCACGCCCGCGCTCGGCGCGCCCGGCACGCAGGTCGCCATCACCGGCGCCAACTTCGGCAACGCCACGCGCGTGCAGTTCGGCACCGGGCTCGCGGACTTCCTCGTTGCCAACGCGAACCAAATCGTCGCGACCGTCCCCAACGGGGCCACGCTCGGCAAAATCACCGTGATCTCAAGCTCCGGCGGATTGCCGGGCGCCGCCGACTTCCTCCCGCCGCCGGCCATCACCAACATCACGCCGTTGCGCGGCGTCGTGGGCGCGACCATCGTGATCGACGGCGCGAACTTCGTGAACGGCGCGACTGCGGTCACATTCAACGGCGTCGCGGCCACAAGCGGCGCCGTCACCGCGCCGACGCAAATCTCCGTGCAAGTTCCCGCGGGTGCGACCACCGGGCCCATCGTCATCGTCAACGCCGCCGGCAGCGCGACCCATGCGGCCCACTTCGTCGTGAGCGCCGAGCCGCTCATCACGGACATCACGCCCCTCATCGGCCCCGCGGGCACCGAGGTGCTGATGAACGGCGCGAACTTCATCGCCGGCGCCACGGCCATCCGGTTCAACGGCGTCGCATCCGGCTCCGTCACCGTCACCGCGCCGACGCAACTCCGCGCCATCGTGCCCGCGGGCGCGACCAATGGCCCCGTCAGCGTCACGACCTCAAGCGGCTCGACCACGAACGCAACCGTGTTCCTCACTGGCACACAGCCGCTCATCACCAACGTCTTCAACTCCGCGACCGGCACGCCCGTCGGCTCACCCGGCGCGACCGTGACCCTCGATGGCTTCAATTTTCTCGGCACGACCTCCGTGAGATTCAACGGCGTCGCCGCGAGCGCGATCACTTCCGTCACCGCGAATCGCGTCCAAGCCGTCGTGCCTGCGACGGCCACGACAGGCCCCATCACCGTCACCACCGCGGGCGGCACGGGTGCTACCGCGACGAACTTCATCACCGGCACCGCGCCGTTCGCAACAGACTTCACGCCTGCCATCGGCGCGCCAGACACGATCGTGACGATCAACGGCATCAACTTCACCGGCACGAGCGCCGTGCGGTTCAACGGCGTCGCCGCATCGTTCAGCGCGACGGCTGCGACGCAGATCCAGGCCACCGTGCCCGTGGGCGCGACCACCGGCCCAATCTCGATCACCACTTCCGCGGGGACACACACGAACCCGGCGAACTTCACCGTCACCGGCACCGGGCCCTTCATCACGGGCTACTCCACCACCAACGGTCCGCGCGGCTCGACGGTGCTGCTCACGGGCGCGAACTTCACCGGCGCCACGGCGGTGCGATTCGGCGGCGTGGCCTCGACGAACTTCTTCTCATCCGCCGCGTCGCAGATCAGCGCAGACGTCCCGCCCGGCGCGCTGACGGGACCGATCAGCGTGACGACGCCGCTCGGCTCGCACACGAACCCGGCGACGTTCTTTGTCCCGCCGCAACTCGCGGCCGTCGCGCCATTCGGCACGAATGTCGGCGGCACGATCGTGCTCACGGGCGCGAACTTCACCGGCGCGACCGCGGTCGAGATCAATGGCGCCGCCGCGCCCTTCACGGTGAACTCGAATTCGCAGATCACGCTCACGGTGCCGACGAATGCCACGACGGGCCAGCTCCGGCTCGTCACGCCCGCGGGTGTTTTCCTGACGCCGGGAACCGTGGCGGTGACCCCGCGCGTGGACAGCTTCACACCCACGCTCGGGCCCGCGACCACGAGCGTGAGCATTCTCGGCCGCACGTTCACGGGCGCGACCGCGGTGCGGTTCAACGGAGTGAATGCGTCGTTCACCGTGCATTCCGCGACGAACATCACGGCCACGGTGCCCGCGGGTTCGTCGTCCGGACCGATTACCGTCGTCACGCCGTCGGGCTCGAGCGCGAACGCGACGACCTTCACCGTCACGACCACGGCCGACCTCGTGCTCTCCTACACCAATGCGCTGTCCATCGTGCAGCTCGGGCAGAACATCCAGTTCAACATCACCGTGAGCAACGCGGGTCCGTCCATCGCCACGGGCGTGGTGTTCACCGACACGCTGCCGGCGGGCGTCGGCTTCGTGTCCGCGTTCACGTCGCAAGGCTCGCACTCGTTCGCGAACAGCGTGTTCACCGCGAACCTCGGCGTGATCACAAACGGCTCGGCCGCCACGATCACGCTGCTGGTGCTGCCCGCCACCGACGGCTTCGTGAACAACCAGATGAACCTCACGCTCGCGGAGTCCGACCCGAACACGTTCAACAACTTCAACACCGTGCTCATCCCGGTCATCACCGTGGCGCAGCGGACGCTCTCGATTCAGTTGTTCAGCGCGCAGCAGGCACAGGTGTCGTGGCCGTTTTCGGTCGTGAATTTCGCGCTCGAAGCCGCGGCCGCGCTGGCCTCCTCGAATGTCGTGTGGGTGGACGTCTCCGCTGGCGTGACGCAGGTGACGAACGGTTCCGTGATCACGCGCCGGTTCAATGACGACGCGACGCAGCCGCAGCGGTTCTACCGGCTGCGCTCGCCGTAG
- a CDS encoding TonB family protein — protein sequence MDRTQHKCFLASALLHGALLAAVVVVSAFSKAPPDLPKTALTYVPINAKDLAGAPPAAPDPTDVAPPPTPPPPTPPSPPPPAPAPKVETKLPTPVKDEGVPAKKPTPPKDKGLLPTKEKSKPKDEAKKPAPPKVEKVEPKKAAQPKKDEPKIKLASTDHLVPRSNPMKETDSKSKATESDAKKRADQYAKMRTEWEKNLQGAIGGLKSGLSSPITIDTPGAGASAFLSYGAEIVSRYERNWLVPADAIEDNSVVQIVVTIARDGHVIDARVVRPCGRAVVDKSVRETLQRVRVFPPFPAGSTDEQRTFNVDFNLKAKRSAG from the coding sequence ATGGACCGCACCCAGCACAAGTGCTTCCTCGCCTCCGCGCTTCTGCACGGCGCGCTGCTCGCCGCGGTGGTCGTCGTGTCCGCGTTCTCCAAGGCGCCGCCCGACCTGCCGAAGACCGCGCTCACCTACGTGCCCATCAACGCGAAGGACCTTGCCGGCGCGCCACCTGCCGCGCCGGACCCGACCGACGTCGCGCCCCCGCCCACACCTCCGCCGCCCACCCCGCCTTCCCCACCGCCACCGGCACCCGCGCCGAAGGTGGAAACCAAGTTGCCGACACCGGTGAAAGACGAAGGGGTCCCGGCCAAGAAACCCACGCCTCCGAAGGACAAGGGACTTCTCCCGACGAAGGAGAAAAGCAAACCCAAGGACGAGGCCAAGAAACCCGCGCCGCCCAAGGTCGAGAAAGTGGAGCCCAAGAAAGCCGCGCAGCCGAAGAAGGACGAACCCAAGATCAAGCTCGCCTCCACGGACCATCTCGTCCCTCGGAGCAACCCCATGAAGGAGACTGACTCGAAGTCCAAGGCCACGGAAAGCGACGCGAAGAAGCGCGCCGACCAATATGCCAAGATGCGCACCGAGTGGGAGAAGAACCTGCAGGGCGCGATCGGCGGGTTGAAATCGGGGCTCTCCTCGCCCATCACCATCGACACGCCGGGCGCGGGTGCTTCGGCCTTCTTGAGCTACGGCGCGGAGATCGTCAGCCGCTACGAGCGCAACTGGCTCGTGCCCGCCGACGCCATCGAGGACAACTCCGTGGTGCAAATCGTCGTGACCATCGCGCGGGACGGCCACGTGATCGACGCGCGCGTCGTCCGCCCGTGCGGCCGCGCGGTGGTGGACAAATCGGTGCGCGAGACGCTCCAGCGCGTGCGCGTGTTCCCGCCGTTCCCCGCGGGCTCGACCGACGAGCAGCGCACCTTCAACGTGGACTTCAACCTCAAGGCCAAACGCTCCGCCGGATGA